The Dermochelys coriacea isolate rDerCor1 chromosome 7, rDerCor1.pri.v4, whole genome shotgun sequence genome window below encodes:
- the CRELD1 gene encoding protein disulfide isomerase CRELD1 → MGLHWRRLLPLLLGLLLGPWCTGGSSPPEPCRTCRDLASSFLKGLKRTERENFGGGNTAWEEEKLAKYAHSETRLLEVLESVCGKSDFACHQLLEQSEEHVESWWFQGQQQHPDFFQWLCMDMLKVCCPPGTYGPDCLPCAGGHQQPCSGNGKCDGEGTRAGTGLCMCSLGYGGSFCSECADGYYEAARNESHLVCAECYRACGRCSGPEDSSCLRCKRGWALHEHRCIDIDECGTEMAHCRPNQFCVNTEGSYECRDCSTACVGCMGAGPARCKRCNKGYQRDGAKCLDVDECASVQEPVCAGAQEVCENTDGSYWCMCAEGHVRRDGECVEDKPPDTPAKGFFDEVTEDEVVVLQQMFFGVVICALATLAAKGDMVFTAIFIGAVAAMAGYWLSERSDRVLDGFLKGR, encoded by the exons atgGGGTTGCACTGGAGAAGGCTCCTGCCcttgctgctggggctgctgctgggccctTGGTGCACAGGCGGCTcctccccacctgagccctgccggACCTGCCGGGACCTCGCCAGCAGCTTTCTCAAG GGCCTGAAGCGGACTGAGCGGGAGAATTTCGGGGGAGGGAACACggcctgggaggaggagaagctggcGAAATATGCGCACAG TGAGACGCGCCTGCTGGAGGTGCTGGAGAGCGTGTGTGGAAAGTCGGACTTTGCGTGTCACCAGCTGCTGGAGCAGAGTGAAGAGCACGTGGAGAGCTGGTGGTTCCAGGG ACAGCAGCAGCACCCTGACTTCTTCCAGTGGCTCTGCATGGACATGCTGAAGGTCTGCTGCCCACCTGGCACCTATGGCCCTGACTGCCTGC CATGTGCTGGTGGGCACCAGCAGCCGTGCAGCGGGAATGGTAAATGTGACGGCGAGGGGACGCGTGCGGGCACTGGCCTGTGCATGTGCAGCCTGGGCTACGGCGGCTCCTTCTGCTCTGAGTGCGCGGACGGCTATTATGAGGCAGCCAGGAACGAGAGCCACCTGGTATGTGCTG AGTGCTACCGGGCATGCGGGCGCTGCTCAGGGCCAGAGGACTCCAGCTGTCTGCGCTGCAAAAGGGGCTGGGCGCTGCATGAGCACAGGTGCATTG ACATAGATGAATGTGGCACGGAGATGGCGCATTGCCGGCCTAACCAGTTCTGCGTCAACACCGAGGGCTCCTACGAGTGCCGAG ACTGCTCCACGGCCTGTGTTGGCTGCATGGGCGCTGGGCCTGCCCGCTGCAAGAGGTGCAACAAAGGCTACCAGCGGGACGGAGCAAAGTGCCTGG ACGTGGACGAGTGTGCCAGCGTGCAGGAACCTGTCTGTGCCGGGGCCCAAGAGGTCTGTGAGAACACGGATGGCAGCTACTGGTGCATGTGTGCAGAGGGCCATGTGCGCAGGGATGGCGAGTGCGTGGAGGACAAACCCCCAG ACACCCCGGCAAAGGGCTTTTTTGACGAGGTGACGGAGGACGAGGTGGTGGTGCTGCAGCAGATGTTCTTCGGCGTGGTGATCTGCGCACTGGCCACGCTGGCTGCCAAGGGCGACATGGTCTTCACCGCCATCTTCATTGGGGCGGTGGCAGCCATGGCTGGCTACTGGCTCTCGGAGCGCAGTGACCGCGTGCTCGACGGGTTCCTGAAGGGCAGATAG